Below is a window of Hyphomonas neptunium ATCC 15444 DNA.
GGCCGCTGGCGGGCGAACTGACCGAGCGGCTGAACGCGCGCGTCTTCGACGGATTTGATGCGGCATTCCGCGAAAAAGGCGTTGGGGATCATTCCATCGCGCGCAAGGTGCGCACGCTGGCCGAGGGGCATTCCGGGCTGGGGCGGGCGTTGATGGAGGCGCTGAGCGCGGGTGATTCGGACGGGGCGCTGGAAGATGTGCTGCGCCGCAACGGGGTGACACCGCCGGAAAAAGCAGGCGATCTGGCCAAGGCGCTGCGCCGCTACCGGGCCGTGTTTGAGGCGCAGACGGACGCGGAAATACTGAGCGGCGGGTTCGCCTGTGGCGCGAGCGAGCCGGGTAAATGATCGGCACGGGGTTGTGATGGACCGCATCTCGCCCGTTGCTTTGAGGGGCGGCGCCACTTAAACCCGCAAAAATACGCACAACGCCGTAACTACGGTCCTTTCTCCATGCAGCGCAAACTGACGCTCTCGATTGATGCCATGGGCGGCGACGCCGCGCCGGGTGTCACCATTGACGGAACCGCCGAGTTTCTCGCGGGCCGCCCGGAGGCGCATGTGCTGCTTTATGGCGATGAGGCGCGGCTGGCGCCGCTGGTGGCGGCCAAGCCGGGGCTGGCGGGGCGGGTGACTATTGTTCACGCCGCCGAGAAGATCACCAGCGACATGAAACCCAGCCAGGCGCTGCGCCGGGGTAAGGGCAGCTCGATGTGGGCGGCGGTCGAAGCGGTGAAGGAGGGGCAGGCAGATGCCTGTGTCTCGGCCGGCAATACCGGCGCGCTGATGGCGATCTCGATGCTGGTGCTGCGCAAGATGGAGGGCGTACACCGCCCGGCCATGACGGCGCTGTGGCCGACGCTGCGCGGGCGCACGGTGGTGCTGGACGTGGGCGCGAATGTCGACGCGGACGCCGAGCAGCTGGTGACCTTTGCGATCATGGGCGAGGCGTTTGCCCGCGCCACGCTGGGCATCGAGCGGCCATCGGTGGGCATCCTGAATATCGGCTCCGAAGAGATGAAGGGCCATGATGAGGTGCGCGAAGCGCATGAACTGCTGCGCAATTCGCCGCTGAAGATGGATTATCGCGGCTTTGTTGAGGGCGATGACATTTCCGGCGGGGCCGTGGATGTCGTGGTCACCGATGGCTTTACCGGGAACGTGGCGCTGAAGACCGGCGAGGGCGTGGCCCGGATGCTGGCCGGCCGCATGCGCGAGGCGTTCACGGCCAGCCTCACCTCCAAGATGGGCGCGGCGCTGGCGATGAGCGGGCTGAAGCGGCTGAAGGATTTCATGGACCCAAGCAATGTGAATGGCGGGGTTCTGATCGGGCTGGGCGGGGTTTCGGTGAAAAGCCATGGCGGGGCAGATGCCCGCGGGTTTGCCCGCGCGTGTGAACTGGCCGCTGACCTGGCGTTGAGTGATTACCGGACTGAGATTGCGGCCAATCTGGCGCGTGTCGGGTCCGGCGGTCTGGCAGCAGAGTAACGGCGCAAGGGCGCCAGACGAGGATAGGTGGAATGGGAAGGCGCAGCTTTATCCGTGGAACCGGCAGCTACCTGCCTGAGCGCGTTCTGACGAATGACGAACTCTCGGAAATGGTTGAGACCACCGATGCGTGGATTCAGGAACGCACCGGCATCAAGAAGCGCCATGTGGCAGCCGATGGCGAGCTGACGTCCGACATTGCCGTGCACGCAGCGCGGCGCGCGCTGGAGGCGGCGGGCATGCAGGCCAGCGAGATCGACCTGATCGTGCTGGCGACGACGACGCCGGACCAGACCTTCCCGGCAACGGCGACGGCGGTTCAGGCAAAGCTCGGCACCGGGCCGGGCGCAGCGTTTGATGTTCAGGCGGTGTGTTCGGGCTTCCTGTTCGCGCTGGCGACAGCTGACTCGCTGATGAAGCAGGGGCTGTTCCACAAGGCGCTGGTGATCGGCGCGGAGACGTTCACGCGCATCATCGACTGGTCGGACCGGGGCACCTGCGTGCTGTTTGGCGATGGCGGCGGGGCGATCGTGCTGGAATGCGTGGAATGGGACGGGGCCGATGACGCCGGCGTCATCACCCACCATGTACGCACGGACGGGACGAAATCGAACCTGCTCTATGTGGACGGGGGCGTCAGCTCCACCGGCACCATCGGCCATGTGCGGATGGAAGGGAACAAGGTGTTCAAGCACGCGGTGACCAACATCTCCGCAGCCATCGAGGCGGTGTTGACGGAAACCGGGCTGACCTCGGCGGACATCGACTGGTTCGTGCCCCACCAGGCCAACAAGCGTATCCTCGACGGGGTTGCCAAAAAGATGAGCATTCCGGAGGAGAAGGTGGTCATCACGGTGAGCGAGCATGCCAACACCTCGGCAGCCTCGATCCCGCTGGCGCTGGACCATGTGGTGCGCTCAGGCCGTGCAAAACCGGGCGATCTGATCCTCTCCGAGGCGATGGGCGGCGGCTTCTCCTGGGGTGCCAGCCTGTTCCGGCTTTGAGTCAGAAGAAATCTGACACAAATTTAGCTAACGCCCGCGCTAGGAATTCGTTAAGATTGCGGGTCTAGGCTTTTGAAAAGAAACGGGCTGACAGAATGAGCGACCGTACACTTACCCGCGCCGAAGTTACCGATGCCATCGTCCGAGAAGTGGGCGTGACACGGCAGGAATCCGCAGACCTTCTCGACCGGACGCTGGACCTTATCGGGGCCGCGCTGGAGCAGGAGCAGGAAGTGAAGCTGGCCCGCTTCGGAAATTTCGTGGTCCGCTCGAAGGCGGCCCGTGAAGGCCGTAACCCCAAGACCGGCGAAGAGGCTCCGATTGCCGCCCGCCGCGTTGTAACCTTCCGGCCCTCGCCGATGCTGAAGTCTCAGGTCGGCGGAGACGATTGATTTAAGGAGGCACCTGCATGTCGGCACTCAAAGCCCGGATTGAGAAATCAGCAGATGCCTACAGGTCGATTGGGGAAGCCGCCGCAGAGCTTGGCCTCGAAACCCATGTGCTTCGCTATTGGGAAACGCGCTTTCCCCGCCAGGTGCACCCGGTAAAGCGTCCCGACGGGCGCCGCCTTTTCCGCCCGCAAGATATAGACGCGCTGCGCGCCATCCGCATTCTGGTGCATGAGCGCGGCATGACGCTGAAAGGCGCCAAGGCTGTGCTCAGCCAGCAGGGCGTCGCCGCTGTTCTGGACGGCACGGCAACCATCACACCCGACAGCGCGCCAAGCCCCGCCCGCGCCTTGCAACAGACCCTGGCGCGGGCCTTCACCGATGTGCCCGCAGACCCAGAGGCCCGCCGTGAACGCCTGGACGAGACGCTCAACGAGCTGTCGGATCTGAAATCGCGGCTCGATGCGCTGCGGGCAAAACGTCAGGGCTGAAGTTCGCTTTTCGCTGAGAGAAGGTCCCGGCTCGCCAGCCGCTATGCGGCTTTGGCCGGGATGACACCGGCAGACGGCTGCGTTTGATTTTTCCCGGAATTTAATGGTCGGAGCGAGAGGATTCGAACCTCCGACCCCTAGTCCCCCAGACTAGTGCGCTAACCGGGCTGCGCCACGCTCCGACCGAGAGGCGCTGTATAGGCAAAGGCTTCCGTCGCCGCAACGGCTTATTGCGGGTGAAGAACAGCCTTATTCTGTGCCCGTTCGCACGCTGCCTGAAGGCGGCATGGTGGAAGCGCGCCAGGCATGCCTATATTAGGCAGGAAATCAGACAGGAGGGCTGCCCCCATGGCAAAGCCGAAAATCCAGCGCAGTGAACGTGAATGGCGTGAGATGCTGACCGATCAGGAATATGCGGTCGGCTTTCAGGAGGGCACCGAACGGGCCTTCACGCCGGGCAATTACGAGAGCGAGAAGCGCAAGGGCGTCTATCACTGCAAAGGCTGTGAGACGCCGCTCTGGTCGTCCGAGCATAAATTCGACTCAGGCACGGGCTGGCCCAGCTACTGGCAGCCGATCGGCGAAGGCGTGGTCGCCACCAAGACCGACTTCAAGATGATCTATCCGCGCACCGAGTGCCACTGCGCCAATTGCGGCATGCATATGGGGCACGTGTTCAAGGACGGCCCGCCGCCGACCGGACAGCGCTGGTGCATCAACGGCATCGTTCTGGATTTCCGCCCCGAAGGCGAATGAAGGGCTGGACAAGTGAAGGCGGCTTCCCTCAGATATTTCGACTATCGATAAGGGAGCCCTTCAGATGCGCCTTGCTGCAAATCTCGCCGGCCTATTGGCCGCCTCAACATTTTTGACTGGATGCATGACAGTGAGCCAAGACACTGAAACGGCCGCAACCCTGGCCGCCGAAACGCCGGCCGCCGCCCAGCCGGCGCCCCCGCTGGCCCCGCGCATCGATCACGAGATCACGCAGGTTGGCCGCACACGGAACGACCCTTACAACTGGCTGAAGGATGAAAACTGGCAGGAGGTGATGCGCGAGCCATCGCTGCTGCGCGCCGACATCCGCGACTACCTGCTGGCGGAGAACGCGTTCACCAAAGCCGTTCTGGAAGACCCGACGGCGGCCCTGCGCGAACAACTGTTTGCCGAAATGCGCGGGCGCATCAAGGAAGACGACACGTCCGTTCCCGACATTGACGGGCCGTGGGCCTATTATACGCGCTTCCGCGAGGGCGGCGAGTATGCCGTGTTTGCGCGGCGCCCGGCTTCCGATGCGTTCAATGACGCGGCGCCCGAGACGCTGTTGCTGGACGGCGACGCGCTGGGCGAAGGGCAGGACTATTTCTCCTTCGGTGACATTGAGGTGTCGCCCGATCACAAATTCATTGCCTATGGCACGGACCTCAAAGGCAGCGAATTCTATGCGATCCGCGTAAAGAATATCGAGACGGGCGAGGACACCGGCGTTCTGATCGAGAACGCCTATGGCCCCATGGAATGGAGCGACACCGGCAAGGCCATCTTCTGGGTGGCGCGCGATTCCAATGGGCGGCCGAACGCCGTTTATCAGCGCAGCCTGGAGAGCGGCGAAGACACGCTGATCTATGAGGAGCAGGACCCCGCTTTCTTCGTCAGCATTTCGACGACCGAAAGCGAAGAGGTGATCCTGATCAATGCGTCGGGCCATACGACCTCGGAGATCCACTGGTTCCCGGCCGATGAGCTGAACCCCACGCTGCGCACGATTGCGCCGCGCCAGACAGATCACGAATATTCCGTGACCCAATGGGACGGAGAATTCTACATCGTCACCAATATTGACGGGGCGGTAGACTACAAGCTGATGAAGGCGCCGATGGAAGCGACCTCGCCGGCCGAGTGGGAAGAAGTCATCCCGCATCGTCCGGGTACGCTCATCATGGGCATCACGGCGCAGCAGGATTACCTGACGATCATGGAGCGCGAGGACGGCCTGCCGCGTATCGTCGTGCAGGCGCGCGCCGATGGCGCGTCTCACTCGATCAGCTTTGATGAGGCGGCCTATGAGCTGGGCCTTGAGGGCGGGTATGATTACCAGACGCCGATCCTGCGCTATGAGTATGCCTCGCCCGCGACGCCGGATCAGGTGTATGATTACAATCTGATCACGCGTGAGAAGACCCTGCGGAAAACCCGCGAAGTGCCCTCCGGCCATAATGCAGCAGACTATGTGGTTGAGCGGATCATGGCGCCGTCCTGGGATGGGGCGGAAGTTCCGGTCACGCTGCTGCGCCATAAGGATACGCCGGTGGACGGCACCGCGCCGCTGCTTCTGTATGGCTACGGATCATACGGCATGTCGATGCCGGCGGATTTCCGTACCGGCCGGCTCAGCCTCGTGGATCGCGGTTTCGTCTATGCCATTGCGCATATTCGCGGCGGCATGGAGAAGGGATACCAGTGGTATCTCGACGGCAAGCTTGAGAAGAAGACCAATACGTTCAAGGACTTCGTGGCAGCGGGCGAGCATCTCGTCGCGCAGGGCTATGGCGCCAGAGGGCGCGTGGTTGCGCATGGCGGCTCGGCCGGTGGTCTGCTTGTCGGCGCAGCGGCGAACATGGATCCGGAACTCTTCGGTGGCATCATTGCAGCCGTTCCGTTCGTCGATGTGCTGAATACGATGTCGGATGAAAGTCTTCCCCTGACCCCGCCGGAATGGCCCGAATGGGGCAATCCGCTGACGGATGAAGCGGCCTATGAGACGATCCTGGCCTACAGCCCGTATGACCAGGTGGGTAACAAGCCCTACCCGGCGATGCTGATCACCGGCGGCGTGACCGATCCGCGCGTCACCTATTGGGAGCCGGCAAAGTGGGCGGCGAAGCTGCGCCATGAAGCGCCCGAAGGCGGGCCGTATTTCCTGCGCATCAATATGGATGCCGGGCATGGCGGCGCGTCGGGCCGCTTTGAAGGCTTGAAGGAAGTGGCCACAGAGTACGCGTTCGCGCTGGCGGCAGTTGGCAAAGTCGATGGCCTGAGGATCGAGCGGGAGGAGTAGGGCGCGTGCTCTACGCGCTCGACTGCGAGTTCAATGGTTTTGGCGGTGAGCTCATCAGTCTCGCCTTGTCAGGCGAGGCGGGTGAGCTTTACCTTTGCCGTCCGAATGCGGAGCTCGACGGGCTGGAACTGCATCCGTGGGTCGAGGAACATGTGCTGGCGATCCTGGAAGTGCACGATGCGCGCCCCAGAGTGCTGCCGCTGACGGAGTTCGGGCGCGCTATACAGACATTTCTGGAAGATGATCCCGAGCCGTGCGTGATTGCAGACTGGCCGGAGGACCTGACGCATCTGATGCAGTGTCTGATCATTTCGCCGGGGCAGATGGTGCGGATACCGGACCTGTCGCTGAAGCTGATGCAGGTGTCTGCCTGGCCGACGGATATTCACGACGCGGTGCAGCACAATGCCCTCTGGGACGCGCGGGCGCTCAGCCGGGCGCTGGCGCTGTCGCGCGGCGAGGTGTGAGCGCAACAAAAAAGGGAGGCGAAGCGCCTCCCTTGATCGTGCGTTTGAAGCGCCGGATCAACCGTAGAGAACGGTGATCGATTCTGCGACGAGCGCGGGGCGGTCCTGACCTTCGATTTCGATGGTGGCTTCCATCTTCATCTGCTTGCCACCGGACTTTGCTTCGATCGAGAGGCATTTCTGGCGGAGGCGGACTTTCGAGTTCACCGGCACCATGTTGGTGAAGCGGACTTTGTCGGAGCCGTAATTGATGCCGCGGGTGACGCCTTCAACGCGGAGGACTTCGGCGCCGAGCATCGGCAGCAGCGACAGGGTGAGGAAGCCGTGGGCGATGGTGGAGCCCATCATCTGCTTGGCTTTTTCCTCGTCGACGTGAATCCACTGATGGTCGCCGGTGGCGTCTGCGAACAGGTTGATGCGGGCCTGGTCGATGGTGTGCCAGTCGGACACGCCGACTTCCTGACCGGCCAGGGATTCGAGATCGGCGTAGGCAACTTTGCGCGGATTGGCCATGGTATTCCTCCTTGAATGTATAGACTTCTTCTGGCGCGGCTTTGGCCAATCTGCAAGGTTAACTGGGCGTCAACCCGGCGCGGCCTAAGCGTGACTGCCGCCATGACCCATGGCTGGGCTGACGAGGGAGGCAGAAATGGCCGAGTCGCCGCTGATATCGATTGATCCCGGAAGCCGGGGCAACGCCAATCTTATCTACTTTCTTTACATCGTGGCACCCGTCTTTTTCCAGCTTCTGGCCCTGGTGGGCGTCGTCATGGCGTATCTGGGCAAGGGCAAGGGCGACGCGCTGATCGAGAACCATTATCGCAATCAAATCAACATCTTCTGGAAGATGCTGCTGTATTGCGTAGTCTCGGCTTTGCTGACGTTTATCGTGATCGGCGTGTTGCTGTTTCTGGCGGCGCTGGTCTGGTACATCGTGCGGATCGTGAAGGGGCTTCAGGCCTTGTCGGCAGGAGAGCTTGTCGAGAATCCCGAGAGCTGGCTGCTCTGATCTAGCCGAGATGGCGTTTGAGCGCGGCCAGGAAGCGGGCGATGTCGTAGTCGCTGGTGTAGAGGTGGGGCGTGATGCGCAGGCGGTCGCCGCGGCGGGAGACGTGGATGTTTTCGGCCCTGAGGCGGGCAGTGAGATCATCCGGGGCGGACGCGGGCAGGAGGGCGGAGAGGTAATGCGGGCCGCGCTCGCTTTCCGGCAGGCTTGAGAGGCCCATTTCGGCCAGGTCCGCGGCGAGCTGGCGGTTGCGATGGCCGAGCGTTTCTTCAATGTTGGTAATGCCCCAGTGGAGGATCAGCTTCACCGCCTCTTCCAGCGCGGGCAAGAGGGCAAAGTTTGACCGTTCCCCCATATCGAAGCGTTCGGCGCCGGGCGCGTAGGCGTCGGTATAATCGATCAGGCGGGCGAAGTTTGAGGCGTTCTCGCGGGTGATCCAGTTCTGCTCCAGCGGGCGGCCCTGGCGGTGTTTCGGGGCGACATAGAGGAAGCCGGTGGCATAGGGACCGAGCAGCCATTTATAGCCGGCGGCGACCATGAAATCGGGCTCGATTTCGCTGGCATTGAACGACAGGGCGCCGGC
It encodes the following:
- a CDS encoding S9 family peptidase, producing the protein MTVSQDTETAATLAAETPAAAQPAPPLAPRIDHEITQVGRTRNDPYNWLKDENWQEVMREPSLLRADIRDYLLAENAFTKAVLEDPTAALREQLFAEMRGRIKEDDTSVPDIDGPWAYYTRFREGGEYAVFARRPASDAFNDAAPETLLLDGDALGEGQDYFSFGDIEVSPDHKFIAYGTDLKGSEFYAIRVKNIETGEDTGVLIENAYGPMEWSDTGKAIFWVARDSNGRPNAVYQRSLESGEDTLIYEEQDPAFFVSISTTESEEVILINASGHTTSEIHWFPADELNPTLRTIAPRQTDHEYSVTQWDGEFYIVTNIDGAVDYKLMKAPMEATSPAEWEEVIPHRPGTLIMGITAQQDYLTIMEREDGLPRIVVQARADGASHSISFDEAAYELGLEGGYDYQTPILRYEYASPATPDQVYDYNLITREKTLRKTREVPSGHNAADYVVERIMAPSWDGAEVPVTLLRHKDTPVDGTAPLLLYGYGSYGMSMPADFRTGRLSLVDRGFVYAIAHIRGGMEKGYQWYLDGKLEKKTNTFKDFVAAGEHLVAQGYGARGRVVAHGGSAGGLLVGAAANMDPELFGGIIAAVPFVDVLNTMSDESLPLTPPEWPEWGNPLTDEAAYETILAYSPYDQVGNKPYPAMLITGGVTDPRVTYWEPAKWAAKLRHEAPEGGPYFLRINMDAGHGGASGRFEGLKEVATEYAFALAAVGKVDGLRIEREE
- a CDS encoding integration host factor subunit alpha; protein product: MSDRTLTRAEVTDAIVREVGVTRQESADLLDRTLDLIGAALEQEQEVKLARFGNFVVRSKAAREGRNPKTGEEAPIAARRVVTFRPSPMLKSQVGGDD
- a CDS encoding ubiquinol-cytochrome C chaperone family protein produces the protein MIAFSGSWFRRRSALKKVVAEAYGRLAREALMPVHYEAHGVPDTFEGRAQMVTAMTALACKRFADVGGPLAGELTERLNARVFDGFDAAFREKGVGDHSIARKVRTLAEGHSGLGRALMEALSAGDSDGALEDVLRRNGVTPPEKAGDLAKALRRYRAVFEAQTDAEILSGGFACGASEPGK
- a CDS encoding aminotransferase class V-fold PLP-dependent enzyme is translated as MTLLPDQRHLFDIPDDVAYLNTATMGPLPIAAFEAGQRGLARKLRPWTIPDTEFFSDTARLRPLLAQLINADADGIAFVPSASYGLATAALNLPLSPGQEILILEDQFPSNVYTWRAHAAATGATLRTVKAGGNESLSEALLDAIGMATGIVACPHVRWTDGARLDLSRIVRKCRENGAALVLDLTQSAGALSFNASEIEPDFMVAAGYKWLLGPYATGFLYVAPKHRQGRPLEQNWITRENASNFARLIDYTDAYAPGAERFDMGERSNFALLPALEEAVKLILHWGITNIEETLGHRNRQLAADLAEMGLSSLPESERGPHYLSALLPASAPDDLTARLRAENIHVSRRGDRLRITPHLYTSDYDIARFLAALKRHLG
- the msrB gene encoding peptide-methionine (R)-S-oxide reductase MsrB, translating into MAKPKIQRSEREWREMLTDQEYAVGFQEGTERAFTPGNYESEKRKGVYHCKGCETPLWSSEHKFDSGTGWPSYWQPIGEGVVATKTDFKMIYPRTECHCANCGMHMGHVFKDGPPPTGQRWCINGIVLDFRPEGE
- a CDS encoding DUF4870 family protein, with amino-acid sequence MAESPLISIDPGSRGNANLIYFLYIVAPVFFQLLALVGVVMAYLGKGKGDALIENHYRNQINIFWKMLLYCVVSALLTFIVIGVLLFLAALVWYIVRIVKGLQALSAGELVENPESWLL
- a CDS encoding MerR family transcriptional regulator; its protein translation is MSALKARIEKSADAYRSIGEAAAELGLETHVLRYWETRFPRQVHPVKRPDGRRLFRPQDIDALRAIRILVHERGMTLKGAKAVLSQQGVAAVLDGTATITPDSAPSPARALQQTLARAFTDVPADPEARRERLDETLNELSDLKSRLDALRAKRQG
- a CDS encoding beta-ketoacyl-ACP synthase III, with amino-acid sequence MGRRSFIRGTGSYLPERVLTNDELSEMVETTDAWIQERTGIKKRHVAADGELTSDIAVHAARRALEAAGMQASEIDLIVLATTTPDQTFPATATAVQAKLGTGPGAAFDVQAVCSGFLFALATADSLMKQGLFHKALVIGAETFTRIIDWSDRGTCVLFGDGGGAIVLECVEWDGADDAGVITHHVRTDGTKSNLLYVDGGVSSTGTIGHVRMEGNKVFKHAVTNISAAIEAVLTETGLTSADIDWFVPHQANKRILDGVAKKMSIPEEKVVITVSEHANTSAASIPLALDHVVRSGRAKPGDLILSEAMGGGFSWGASLFRL
- the plsX gene encoding phosphate acyltransferase PlsX encodes the protein MQRKLTLSIDAMGGDAAPGVTIDGTAEFLAGRPEAHVLLYGDEARLAPLVAAKPGLAGRVTIVHAAEKITSDMKPSQALRRGKGSSMWAAVEAVKEGQADACVSAGNTGALMAISMLVLRKMEGVHRPAMTALWPTLRGRTVVLDVGANVDADAEQLVTFAIMGEAFARATLGIERPSVGILNIGSEEMKGHDEVREAHELLRNSPLKMDYRGFVEGDDISGGAVDVVVTDGFTGNVALKTGEGVARMLAGRMREAFTASLTSKMGAALAMSGLKRLKDFMDPSNVNGGVLIGLGGVSVKSHGGADARGFARACELAADLALSDYRTEIAANLARVGSGGLAAE
- a CDS encoding MaoC family dehydratase; this encodes MANPRKVAYADLESLAGQEVGVSDWHTIDQARINLFADATGDHQWIHVDEEKAKQMMGSTIAHGFLTLSLLPMLGAEVLRVEGVTRGINYGSDKVRFTNMVPVNSKVRLRQKCLSIEAKSGGKQMKMEATIEIEGQDRPALVAESITVLYG